Proteins encoded by one window of Bradyrhizobium sp. B097:
- a CDS encoding AraC family transcriptional regulator gives MDDGVPMRFNGVERDRAVIVLGGGGAFYTSVEQTPRQYVSMMFTPEIVDRGWPSAGLHFSIHEISQRAQDRLREVVRQVLLVTSDQVTIAEFATGASIKETLLAAIDNAFAEIVPAKWATRANTTRQFKVFNDARAILAGDVAHPIYSGELARQIGVSVRTLHDAIQRYRGVSLHRYLRLRRLWLVRQQLRAGAPSVKACALAYGFWHLSDFSRSYRSQFGEAPSETLAASRRAGVGPADPSGGRHDS, from the coding sequence ATGGATGACGGCGTTCCGATGCGGTTCAACGGCGTCGAGCGCGATCGTGCGGTGATCGTGCTTGGCGGCGGCGGCGCGTTCTACACCTCCGTGGAGCAGACGCCCCGCCAATATGTCTCGATGATGTTCACGCCCGAGATTGTCGACCGCGGCTGGCCGAGCGCCGGGCTCCATTTCAGCATTCACGAGATTTCTCAACGCGCGCAGGATCGGTTGCGCGAAGTGGTGAGGCAGGTTCTGCTCGTCACGTCGGATCAGGTCACGATTGCGGAGTTCGCCACGGGGGCGTCGATCAAGGAGACGCTGCTCGCCGCAATCGACAACGCGTTCGCCGAGATCGTGCCGGCCAAGTGGGCGACGCGGGCCAACACGACGCGCCAGTTCAAGGTCTTCAACGATGCGCGCGCCATCCTGGCCGGCGACGTGGCTCACCCGATCTACAGCGGCGAACTCGCCAGGCAGATCGGCGTGTCGGTGCGCACGCTGCACGACGCGATCCAGCGCTACCGGGGCGTCAGCCTGCATCGCTACCTGCGGCTGCGCCGGCTCTGGCTGGTCCGCCAGCAACTGCGCGCCGGTGCGCCCAGCGTCAAGGCCTGTGCGCTGGCCTACGGGTTCTGGCACCTGAGTGATTTTTCGCGGAGCTACCGGTCGCAGTTCGGGGAAGCGCCATCGGAGACGCTGGCGGCCTCGCGCCGTGCCGGCGTCGGGCCCGCCGATCCGTCTGGCGGCAGACACGATTCGTAA
- a CDS encoding DNA-directed RNA polymerase subunit N, giving the protein MFKRVAIAILGLSLALPLIPSEAAEQHRGGDAALGALSGGIIFGPIGAVAGAVVGYTAGPSISHSLGVRSHQTHARRTKSVRQAQASTKYRQPAPDRRAALPAAAPAAAPAPPPPLETATTMPPVQPLE; this is encoded by the coding sequence ATGTTCAAACGAGTGGCAATCGCGATACTTGGGCTTTCGCTCGCGCTTCCATTGATACCATCGGAAGCTGCGGAGCAGCATCGCGGCGGCGACGCCGCGCTCGGCGCGTTGTCGGGCGGGATCATATTCGGCCCCATTGGCGCGGTCGCCGGCGCCGTCGTCGGCTACACGGCCGGACCGTCCATCTCTCACTCGCTCGGCGTCCGTAGCCATCAGACACATGCGCGGCGGACCAAATCCGTCAGACAGGCGCAGGCATCCACGAAGTATCGTCAACCCGCACCGGACCGTCGGGCGGCACTCCCTGCGGCGGCGCCGGCAGCGGCACCGGCACCGCCGCCTCCCCTCGAGACGGCAACGACAATGCCGCCGGTCCAGCCGCTGGAATAG
- a CDS encoding HU family DNA-binding protein, which produces MAKMTKNQLIDAIAEGTQISKNDVRTVIEHMATVGYKELNESGEFVIPGFVKMSVVHKPATEARSGVNPFTKEPMEFAAKPASKSVKASPLKVAKDAV; this is translated from the coding sequence ATGGCCAAGATGACGAAGAATCAATTGATCGACGCGATTGCCGAGGGCACGCAGATATCGAAGAACGACGTGAGGACCGTCATCGAGCATATGGCGACTGTTGGCTACAAGGAGCTGAACGAATCCGGTGAGTTCGTCATTCCTGGCTTTGTGAAAATGTCTGTCGTGCATAAGCCTGCCACGGAAGCTCGCAGTGGTGTAAATCCTTTCACGAAAGAGCCGATGGAATTTGCAGCGAAGCCGGCCAGCAAGTCGGTCAAGGCGTCACCTCTCAAGGTCGCCAAGGACGCTGTTTAA
- a CDS encoding SDR family oxidoreductase gives MSLFTSPFDPARETALVTGAGNGIGRAVAQALVGEGVRTVFADLHEDRVMAAIKAAAHPELAVPWVGDLAQRAACDALLAHAQAAVGQVTHFVHSASPPRREADHAMVVDEETWRQMHAVNLDAGFHLSRELARTLIAAKRPGSFLLLTSLHAGTPRNLPHYSTAKAGMAMLVKELAKSWGRYGIRVNALVPGAIAAGGFVADPALAKHIPLGRLGQADDLASMALAVLSHRLAGYVTGASIVVDGGLSLTNWFAPPELD, from the coding sequence ATGAGCCTCTTCACGTCGCCCTTCGATCCCGCGCGCGAGACGGCCCTGGTGACCGGGGCCGGCAACGGCATCGGCCGCGCGGTCGCGCAGGCCCTGGTGGGCGAAGGTGTGCGCACGGTGTTCGCCGATTTGCACGAGGACAGGGTCATGGCCGCCATCAAGGCCGCCGCACATCCCGAACTTGCCGTGCCCTGGGTCGGCGATCTCGCGCAACGTGCGGCGTGCGACGCGCTGCTGGCACATGCGCAAGCCGCGGTCGGGCAGGTGACGCATTTCGTCCACAGCGCCTCGCCGCCGCGCCGCGAGGCCGATCATGCGATGGTGGTCGATGAAGAGACCTGGCGGCAGATGCACGCGGTCAATCTCGATGCCGGTTTTCATCTGTCGCGCGAACTGGCGCGCACTCTGATCGCGGCGAAGCGGCCTGGCTCGTTCCTGCTGCTCACTTCGCTGCATGCGGGCACGCCGCGCAACCTGCCGCATTACTCGACGGCGAAGGCCGGCATGGCGATGCTGGTGAAGGAGCTTGCCAAGAGCTGGGGCCGCTACGGCATCCGCGTCAACGCGCTGGTGCCCGGTGCGATCGCGGCCGGCGGCTTCGTCGCAGACCCGGCGCTGGCCAAGCACATTCCGCTCGGGCGGCTAGGCCAGGCGGACGATCTCGCGTCGATGGCGCTCGCCGTGCTGTCGCACAGGCTCGCAGGCTACGTCACCGGCGCATCGATCGTGGTCGACGGCGGCCTGTCGCTGACCAACTGGTTCGCGCCGCCGGAGCTCGATTGA
- a CDS encoding nitroreductase, protein MEFETLVQTRKSVRGFKKQPVSRATVEEIIEVAKRAPSSMNTQPWHVHVLTGAPLEEVRRRNMEEMIAGAKAKRDIISHGEYQGVHRGRQVDIAKKLFGAMGIARDDKPMRQDWVLRGFRQFDAPVSLVLAYDRILDPGAVCHFDLGALCYGIVLAAWDRGLGSVINGQGIMRSDIVREVANIPEDQVIMTCVAMGYPDDGFAANAVRSDREANSDFVRYVGFAE, encoded by the coding sequence ATGGAATTCGAGACGCTGGTACAGACACGCAAAAGCGTGCGCGGGTTCAAGAAGCAGCCGGTGTCCCGGGCGACCGTCGAGGAGATCATCGAGGTGGCCAAGCGCGCGCCGTCCTCGATGAACACCCAGCCCTGGCACGTCCATGTCCTGACCGGGGCGCCGCTGGAAGAAGTGCGCCGCCGCAACATGGAGGAGATGATCGCCGGCGCCAAGGCCAAGCGCGACATCATCAGCCATGGCGAGTACCAGGGCGTGCACCGCGGCCGTCAGGTCGACATCGCCAAGAAGCTGTTCGGCGCCATGGGCATTGCCCGCGACGACAAGCCGATGCGGCAGGATTGGGTGCTGCGCGGCTTCCGCCAGTTCGACGCTCCGGTCTCGCTGGTCCTGGCCTATGACCGGATCCTCGATCCCGGCGCGGTCTGCCATTTCGACCTCGGCGCGCTCTGCTACGGCATCGTGCTGGCAGCCTGGGACCGCGGCCTCGGCAGCGTGATCAACGGCCAGGGCATCATGCGCTCCGACATCGTGCGCGAGGTCGCCAATATCCCGGAGGACCAGGTGATCATGACCTGCGTCGCAATGGGCTATCCCGACGACGGTTTTGCCGCCAACGCGGTGCGGTCGGACCGCGAGGCCAACAGCGACTTTGTCCGCTATGTCGGCTTTGCCGAGTAG
- a CDS encoding L,D-transpeptidase — translation MSKLGLAAVLMGSLALGGCMQATLSPVTDAAMTPRDRQLLAHPPYADAKIPDQFQRHIVDYTRKEQPGSILVDTDARYLYYVLPGGKAIRYGVAVGEEAMAFSGVATVGRLAEWPDWVPTKDIQERLGPYPARVAGGPANPLGARGIYLYQGNKDTLYRIHGTNQPEYIGQAISSGCIRMNNADVIDLYQHVKPGATVVVLPPGQSA, via the coding sequence GTGTCGAAGTTGGGGCTTGCTGCGGTGCTGATGGGCTCGCTCGCACTTGGCGGCTGCATGCAGGCGACGCTGTCGCCGGTGACGGATGCCGCGATGACGCCGCGCGATCGGCAATTGCTGGCGCATCCGCCCTATGCGGACGCCAAGATTCCGGATCAGTTCCAGCGCCACATTGTCGATTACACGCGGAAGGAGCAGCCGGGTTCGATCCTGGTCGATACCGACGCGCGCTACCTTTATTACGTGCTGCCCGGCGGCAAGGCGATCCGCTACGGCGTCGCCGTCGGCGAGGAGGCGATGGCGTTCTCCGGCGTCGCCACCGTGGGCCGGCTCGCCGAATGGCCGGATTGGGTTCCGACCAAGGACATCCAGGAGCGGCTCGGACCGTATCCGGCGCGTGTCGCCGGCGGACCGGCCAATCCGCTCGGTGCCCGGGGCATCTACCTCTACCAGGGCAACAAGGACACGCTTTACCGCATCCACGGCACCAACCAGCCTGAATATATCGGGCAAGCGATCTCGTCGGGCTGTATCCGCATGAACAACGCCGACGTCATCGATCTCTACCAGCACGTCAAGCCGGGCGCGACCGTGGTCGTGCTGCCGCCGGGACAGAGCGCCTAA
- a CDS encoding MBL fold metallo-hydrolase translates to MKQIRIGDITIDAVIEREGPWRRPQDFFPTYDDDVFKHHLKTMEPEVFDAARGMMLITYQTFVVRTPRYTILVDTCTGEDKGHPPPFDFPGKERWRNELFALGISYEQIDYVFCTHLHIDHTGWNTTLRDGRWVPTFPNAKYVFHKGEYAAWEAENAKGANPPGTVFRDNCLPIVEAGQALLVDDDYALDDTVTLTPTPGHSPCHCCVNVFSKGQRAVVAGDLMHHAIQCREPEWSAKPDWDPKQSAVSRRKFFASVAGTDTLILPIHFPAPTVGLIKADGDRFDYRFKRE, encoded by the coding sequence ATGAAGCAGATCAGGATCGGCGACATCACGATCGACGCTGTGATCGAGCGCGAGGGGCCGTGGCGGCGGCCGCAGGATTTCTTCCCGACCTATGACGACGATGTGTTCAAGCATCATCTGAAGACGATGGAGCCGGAGGTCTTCGATGCCGCGCGCGGCATGATGTTGATCACCTATCAGACCTTCGTGGTGCGGACGCCGCGCTACACCATCCTGGTCGACACCTGCACCGGCGAGGACAAGGGACACCCGCCGCCGTTCGATTTCCCGGGCAAGGAGCGCTGGCGCAACGAGCTGTTCGCGCTCGGCATCTCCTATGAGCAGATCGACTACGTGTTCTGCACCCATCTGCATATCGATCACACCGGCTGGAACACCACGCTGCGCGACGGGCGCTGGGTGCCGACCTTCCCGAATGCGAAATACGTCTTCCACAAAGGCGAGTATGCCGCCTGGGAGGCCGAGAACGCCAAGGGCGCCAACCCGCCCGGCACGGTGTTTCGCGACAATTGCCTGCCGATCGTCGAAGCCGGGCAGGCGCTCCTGGTCGACGACGACTATGCGCTCGACGACACCGTCACGCTGACGCCGACGCCAGGCCATTCGCCCTGCCATTGCTGCGTCAACGTCTTCTCGAAGGGGCAGCGCGCGGTGGTCGCCGGCGATCTGATGCATCACGCGATCCAGTGCCGCGAGCCGGAGTGGTCGGCCAAGCCGGATTGGGACCCGAAGCAATCGGCGGTCTCGCGGCGAAAGTTCTTTGCCTCGGTTGCGGGGACCGACACGCTGATCCTGCCGATCCATTTTCCGGCCCCCACGGTCGGCCTGATCAAGGCGGACGGCGACCGCTTCGACTATCGCTTCAAGCGCGAGTAG
- a CDS encoding acyl-CoA dehydrogenase family protein: protein MSDDEQTAMIRETVARFVDRELIPLEPQYLKSKLPGSDHPELTAEQRKRLRDVSKDLGLWGLDAPEDLGGHDLPTRTMAAVHEELGRSCVPFVLPPDSPNLRMLQAVGTEAQKKKYLQPYIEGRMTSAIAISEPGAGGDPAGMKTRAVLDGEQWVLNGRKIWISNARAADFIIVMARVGNDQRQGGITSFIVEKGTAGFIIEREIPMVGGGSTYEIVFEDCRIPKDSVLGEVGKGYAPMQLRLRTRRLEMGSTCVGITKRALDMMCEHAKQRETFGVKLAERQAIQWWIADISTRMHACRLMVREAADKTDRGEDIRHEASMIKVFATEMAYDACDHAMQTLGALGVTLELPLNALWQKARLMRVYEGPSEVHRQAIARRVLGLRGG from the coding sequence ATGAGCGATGATGAACAGACAGCCATGATCCGCGAGACCGTCGCGAGATTCGTCGATCGCGAACTGATCCCACTGGAGCCGCAATATCTGAAATCCAAACTGCCCGGCAGCGATCATCCCGAGCTCACCGCAGAGCAGCGCAAGCGGCTGCGCGATGTCTCCAAGGACCTCGGCCTCTGGGGCCTCGATGCGCCCGAGGATCTCGGCGGCCACGATTTGCCGACGCGCACGATGGCGGCGGTGCATGAAGAGCTCGGCCGCAGCTGCGTGCCGTTCGTGCTGCCGCCGGATTCGCCGAACCTGCGCATGCTGCAGGCGGTCGGCACCGAGGCGCAGAAGAAGAAATATCTGCAGCCCTATATCGAGGGCCGGATGACGTCGGCGATCGCAATCTCCGAGCCCGGCGCCGGCGGCGATCCCGCGGGCATGAAGACGCGCGCGGTGCTCGATGGCGAGCAGTGGGTGCTGAACGGCCGCAAGATCTGGATCAGCAATGCGCGCGCCGCCGACTTCATCATCGTGATGGCGCGCGTCGGCAACGATCAGCGCCAGGGCGGCATCACCTCCTTCATCGTCGAGAAGGGTACGGCGGGCTTCATCATCGAGCGCGAGATCCCGATGGTCGGCGGCGGCTCGACCTATGAGATCGTGTTCGAGGACTGCCGCATCCCGAAGGACTCGGTGCTGGGCGAGGTCGGCAAGGGCTACGCGCCGATGCAGCTGCGCCTGCGCACGCGGCGGCTCGAGATGGGATCGACCTGCGTCGGCATCACCAAGCGCGCGCTCGACATGATGTGCGAGCACGCCAAGCAGCGCGAGACGTTCGGCGTCAAGCTCGCCGAGCGCCAGGCGATCCAGTGGTGGATCGCCGATATCTCCACCCGCATGCATGCCTGCCGACTGATGGTGCGCGAGGCCGCCGACAAGACCGACCGCGGCGAGGACATCCGCCACGAGGCCTCGATGATCAAGGTGTTTGCGACCGAGATGGCCTATGACGCCTGCGACCACGCCATGCAGACGCTTGGCGCACTCGGTGTGACGCTGGAATTGCCGCTCAACGCGCTGTGGCAGAAGGCCCGCCTGATGCGGGTGTACGAAGGCCCGAGCGAGGTCCATCGCCAGGCGATCGCCCGCCGGGTGCTCGGCCTGCGCGGCGGCTAG
- a CDS encoding PilZ domain-containing protein translates to MAYGDRRAERVKLETRHPVNLMGVDGTWRRSCILLDVSQNGARLEVDGTLDVLKAQEFFLVLSSRGLAFRRCELVRVDGTEIGVRFIEERKRKGRAVIPRSGSAATGPRGS, encoded by the coding sequence ATGGCGTATGGTGACCGCAGGGCGGAGCGCGTCAAGCTTGAGACGCGCCATCCCGTCAATCTCATGGGGGTCGACGGCACCTGGCGGCGGAGCTGCATCCTGCTCGACGTCTCGCAAAACGGTGCCCGGCTCGAGGTCGACGGAACGCTTGATGTGCTGAAGGCCCAGGAGTTCTTCCTGGTGTTGTCCTCGCGTGGACTGGCGTTCCGACGCTGCGAACTGGTTCGTGTCGACGGTACCGAGATCGGCGTGAGATTCATCGAAGAACGAAAGCGAAAGGGACGCGCCGTCATTCCGAGATCAGGATCGGCGGCAACCGGCCCGAGGGGAAGTTGA
- a CDS encoding NAD(P)H-dependent oxidoreductase produces MTHRILVLYGSYRSDRMGIRLAHFVVDGLRARGDDVELIDAKEVGLPMLDRMYKEHPKGQAPAVLETLAGKIRDADGFLFVTGEYNWGIQPGLKNLTDHFLEEWFWRPAAIASYSAGRFAGARAATAWHGTLSEMGMVVVSSTISAGPIAQTLSAEGKPIGEGGKSLEHAFPRFADDFTWWIEAAKAQRARKAPPY; encoded by the coding sequence ATGACTCACCGAATTCTCGTTCTCTACGGCTCCTATCGTTCGGATCGCATGGGCATCCGCCTGGCGCATTTCGTCGTCGACGGCCTTCGTGCGCGCGGCGACGATGTCGAGTTGATCGACGCCAAGGAGGTCGGCCTGCCGATGCTCGACCGGATGTACAAGGAACATCCCAAGGGCCAGGCGCCGGCCGTGCTCGAAACGCTCGCCGGAAAGATCCGAGACGCCGACGGCTTCCTGTTCGTCACCGGCGAATACAATTGGGGCATCCAGCCCGGGCTGAAGAACCTGACCGATCATTTCCTCGAGGAATGGTTCTGGCGTCCCGCGGCAATCGCGAGCTACTCGGCCGGGCGGTTCGCCGGTGCGCGCGCCGCGACCGCCTGGCACGGCACGCTGTCGGAGATGGGCATGGTGGTGGTGTCGAGCACGATCAGCGCGGGGCCGATCGCGCAGACCCTGTCCGCCGAAGGCAAGCCGATCGGCGAGGGCGGCAAGTCGCTCGAACACGCCTTTCCACGCTTTGCCGACGACTTCACCTGGTGGATCGAAGCCGCCAAAGCACAGCGGGCGCGCAAGGCGCCGCCATACTGA
- a CDS encoding DUF2336 domain-containing protein, whose product MTAIASPDLIAKLDHVLKAGSPDLRTRMLQEVAGLFLDDAHRLSEHHVKLFDDILIRLTESVELRALTTLSRSLADLHLVPRELARRLANHDDADVAAPILRNCACIPDADLIDIAWMRAEGHLCAIAGRKAVDQELTDILLMRGDSNVLRALARNPGADMTSAGLAMMVDAAERDGDIAAALVSRKDLPHRVLADLLMRSTPRQQARLLRIARPEFRDAIRAAIDAGLAAKPVQAV is encoded by the coding sequence ATGACAGCCATTGCCTCGCCCGATCTTATTGCCAAGCTCGACCATGTCTTGAAGGCCGGTTCGCCAGACCTCCGCACGCGCATGCTGCAGGAGGTGGCCGGGCTGTTTCTCGACGACGCTCACCGCCTTAGCGAACACCACGTCAAGCTGTTCGACGACATCCTGATCCGTCTGACTGAGAGCGTCGAGTTGCGCGCCCTGACCACGCTCAGCCGCTCGCTCGCCGACTTGCACCTGGTGCCGCGGGAACTCGCCCGTCGCCTCGCCAACCATGACGATGCCGATGTCGCCGCGCCGATCCTGCGAAACTGCGCCTGCATTCCGGACGCCGATCTGATCGACATTGCCTGGATGCGGGCCGAGGGACATCTCTGCGCGATCGCTGGACGTAAGGCCGTCGACCAGGAGCTCACGGACATTCTGCTGATGCGCGGCGACAGCAATGTGCTTCGCGCGCTCGCGCGCAATCCCGGCGCCGACATGACCAGCGCAGGCCTTGCCATGATGGTCGATGCCGCCGAGCGCGACGGGGACATCGCAGCTGCGCTGGTCTCGCGCAAGGACCTGCCTCACCGCGTTCTTGCCGACCTCCTCATGCGATCCACGCCGCGCCAGCAAGCCCGGCTGCTCAGGATCGCACGCCCCGAGTTTCGGGACGCGATCCGCGCCGCGATCGATGCCGGGCTCGCTGCGAAACCCGTTCAGGCCGTGTGA
- a CDS encoding PilZ domain-containing protein has product MHPRRFARVRPTGCVSSVVKLQLEPKAPLIECRLVDYSAGGACLEFSKPVQLPERFEMFHGNTKKRCRRVWSKGVRVGVSF; this is encoded by the coding sequence ATGCATCCCCGACGATTTGCGCGTGTTCGTCCGACAGGATGTGTATCCAGCGTGGTCAAGCTCCAGCTCGAACCGAAGGCGCCGCTGATCGAATGCCGGCTGGTGGACTATTCCGCCGGCGGGGCCTGCCTGGAATTCTCCAAGCCGGTCCAGTTGCCCGAGCGTTTCGAGATGTTTCACGGCAATACCAAAAAGCGTTGCCGGCGGGTCTGGAGCAAGGGCGTCCGGGTCGGCGTCTCGTTCTGA
- a CDS encoding HAMP domain-containing methyl-accepting chemotaxis protein — protein MKIGTLLTAAIVSLSAVGGGLAAYVAATKYQTMDKVSTAQSRLEIVRAVGDIPRYMNPERGYATNLLLAGGTIDPKQIAELDRQRQLTDGALAKVNQVRATLPGSLDDGEAVAREIDALKVKFAGLRDAIAAAISGAADARRAAAGKIVADNSVFNAGVTTLLDEQVRRLAGLDGNAYRQASYANIAWMLRDTGGLNASLHKALVGAKRVATDQEKLELYRSTGRTEQILSTLQELRNNPATPANVMTALGKMQADYVERFGKALKLAKEGAVTGKYELDLDTYYPESQIGLAAIITVRDAFYENAEQVLANAYSSARFSFVIALIGLLAVIAVSAGLIVVVGRRILNPIAALTGRMSRLAAGDVAEAIPGAARNDEIGAMAAAVQVFKDNRIEADRLASEKEAENDVKMRRARVLDDLTHAFEAKVTELVGGLSAASSVMEDTAQSMSATAAATNRQAAVVAAASDQTSTNVQTVASATEELTSSISEIARQVATSTEIAARAVDHARRTGDTARSLAEGAQKIGDVVTLIQSIAAQTNLLALNATIEAARAGEAGRGFAVVASEVKSLAGQTAKATTEISEQITAIQTASDETVTAIRSVVDVITEIDQIGTAIAAAIEEQGSATKEISRSVQEAARGTQEVNSNISGVQRAADDTGAAATQVLGAAEQLSTQSKDLAGQVNRFLSDVRAA, from the coding sequence ATGAAAATCGGTACTCTCCTGACGGCCGCGATCGTCTCTTTGTCCGCGGTCGGCGGTGGCCTGGCGGCCTATGTCGCGGCGACCAAGTACCAGACCATGGACAAGGTTTCGACCGCGCAGAGCCGGCTCGAGATCGTCCGTGCCGTCGGGGATATCCCGCGCTACATGAACCCCGAGCGTGGCTACGCCACCAACCTGCTGCTCGCTGGCGGCACGATCGATCCGAAGCAGATCGCCGAACTCGACCGTCAGCGCCAGCTGACCGACGGCGCGCTGGCCAAGGTCAACCAGGTGCGCGCCACCCTGCCGGGATCGCTCGACGATGGCGAGGCCGTCGCGCGCGAGATCGACGCGCTGAAGGTGAAGTTTGCCGGGCTGCGCGACGCCATCGCGGCTGCAATCTCAGGTGCGGCCGATGCCCGCCGCGCGGCCGCCGGCAAGATCGTCGCCGACAATTCCGTGTTCAACGCCGGTGTCACCACGCTGCTCGACGAGCAGGTGCGCCGGCTCGCCGGCCTCGACGGCAATGCCTATCGCCAGGCCAGCTACGCCAACATCGCCTGGATGCTGCGCGACACCGGCGGCCTCAATGCCAGCCTGCACAAGGCGCTGGTCGGCGCCAAGCGCGTCGCGACCGATCAGGAGAAGCTGGAACTCTACCGCTCAACCGGCCGCACCGAGCAGATCCTCTCGACCTTGCAGGAACTGCGCAACAACCCGGCAACGCCCGCCAACGTCATGACGGCGCTCGGCAAGATGCAGGCCGACTATGTCGAGCGCTTCGGCAAGGCGCTGAAGCTTGCCAAGGAAGGCGCCGTGACCGGCAAGTACGAGCTGGATCTCGACACCTACTATCCGGAATCGCAGATCGGCCTCGCCGCCATCATCACAGTGCGCGACGCGTTCTACGAGAATGCCGAGCAAGTGCTTGCCAACGCCTATTCGTCGGCGCGCTTCAGCTTCGTGATCGCACTGATCGGGCTGCTCGCGGTCATCGCCGTCAGCGCCGGCCTCATCGTCGTGGTCGGCCGCCGCATCCTCAACCCGATCGCAGCCCTCACCGGCCGGATGTCGCGCCTCGCCGCGGGCGACGTCGCCGAGGCGATCCCCGGCGCCGCGCGCAACGACGAGATCGGCGCGATGGCCGCCGCCGTGCAGGTGTTCAAGGACAACAGGATCGAGGCGGATCGCCTCGCGAGCGAGAAGGAAGCCGAGAACGACGTCAAGATGCGCCGTGCCCGCGTGCTCGACGATCTGACCCATGCTTTCGAAGCCAAGGTCACCGAACTGGTCGGCGGATTGTCCGCGGCGTCCTCGGTGATGGAGGACACCGCGCAATCGATGTCCGCCACCGCCGCCGCCACCAACCGTCAGGCCGCGGTCGTCGCGGCGGCGTCGGATCAGACCTCGACCAATGTGCAGACGGTGGCGAGCGCGACCGAGGAACTGACCTCCTCGATCTCGGAGATCGCCCGCCAGGTCGCGACCTCGACCGAGATCGCCGCGCGCGCCGTCGACCATGCAAGGCGCACCGGCGACACCGCGCGTTCGCTGGCCGAGGGCGCCCAGAAGATCGGCGACGTCGTGACGCTGATCCAGAGCATCGCGGCGCAGACCAACCTGCTCGCGCTCAACGCCACCATCGAGGCGGCCCGCGCCGGCGAGGCCGGTCGCGGCTTTGCCGTCGTCGCCTCGGAAGTGAAGTCGCTGGCCGGTCAGACCGCGAAGGCGACCACGGAGATTTCCGAGCAGATCACCGCGATCCAGACCGCAAGCGACGAGACCGTGACGGCGATCCGGAGCGTCGTCGACGTCATCACCGAGATCGACCAGATCGGCACTGCGATTGCCGCCGCGATCGAAGAACAGGGCTCGGCGACCAAGGAGATCTCGCGCAGCGTCCAGGAAGCCGCGCGCGGCACCCAGGAGGTCAACTCCAACATCTCCGGCGTGCAGCGCGCCGCCGACGACACCGGCGCGGCGGCAACCCAGGTGCTGGGCGCAGCCGAGCAGCTCTCGACGCAGTCCAAGGACCTCGCCGGCCAGGTCAACCGCTTCCTCTCCGACGTGCGGGCGGCGTAG
- a CDS encoding septal ring lytic transglycosylase RlpA family protein: MSRDDAVISYVDVKRSARGVAPAIALARARKPLRLCAIVIGAASLAACAQSSVVSQRSQALASRPVSADPTRAASSATRTHVSTARKHTPYAARKGGETRIASQGVASFYSEGQETASGEKFNAHELTAAHPTLPFGTKLRVTDVKTGRSVTVRVNDRGPYVPGRIVDVSYSAAQSLGMIGKGVANVRLDVVQ; encoded by the coding sequence ATGTCACGCGACGATGCAGTCATTTCGTACGTCGACGTCAAACGCAGCGCGCGCGGTGTTGCGCCCGCAATTGCATTGGCTCGTGCGCGAAAGCCGTTGCGGCTCTGCGCCATCGTGATCGGTGCCGCGTCGCTTGCGGCCTGTGCGCAGTCCTCCGTCGTCAGCCAGCGCTCGCAGGCGCTCGCGAGCCGGCCGGTATCGGCCGACCCGACCCGGGCTGCGTCATCGGCGACGCGCACACATGTCTCAACCGCGCGCAAGCACACGCCGTACGCCGCACGCAAGGGTGGCGAGACCAGGATTGCGTCGCAGGGCGTCGCGAGCTTCTACAGCGAGGGGCAGGAGACCGCGAGCGGCGAGAAGTTCAACGCGCACGAACTGACCGCCGCGCATCCGACATTGCCGTTCGGCACCAAGCTGCGTGTCACCGACGTCAAGACCGGCCGCTCGGTCACCGTACGCGTCAACGACCGCGGGCCTTACGTTCCCGGGCGCATCGTCGACGTCTCGTATTCCGCCGCACAGTCGCTCGGCATGATCGGCAAGGGCGTCGCGAATGTCCGGCTCGACGTGGTGCAGTGA